The DNA region TGCACGAATGGCGCCGCATCGTGCTGCATGACCCGCAACTGCCCACGCAGATGTTGCCGACAAACTGGCCGGGCCACAAGGCGCGTGAGCTATGCGGCGAACTGTATTGGACGGTCTTCGAATTGGCCGAAGAGCATCTGGATCAGGTACTGGGGCAAGACCCGGTTCGATACCAGCCTCTCAAGCCGTATGTACTGCAGCGCTTCGGCGGCCGGCCTGACACCACGCCGGCTGCGATGGCTACAGCTTGATGAAGTGCTCGCGGTAGTGCTTGAGCTCTTCGATGGACTCGTAGATATCGGCCAGCGCCTCGTGTCGGCTTTGCTTCACAAAGCTCTTGTACACTTCAGGCTTCCAGCGCAAAGACAGCTCTTTCAAGGTACTGACGTCCAGATTACGATAGTGAAAATAGGCCTCGAGACGGGGCATATACTTGACCATGAAGCGGCGATCCTGGCCGATGGTATTGCCGCACATCGGCGACTTTCCGGAAGGCACATGCTGGGCCAGAAAGGCCAGCAACTGGTCTTCGGCCTCGGCTTCCGTCAGCGTCGAAGCCTTGACCTTGTCGATCAAGCCGCTTTTTCCATGGGTGGACTGGTTCCATTTATCCATGGCATCAAGCAGCGCATCGCTTTGGTGTATAACCAGTACCGGGCCTTCCGCGACAAACGACAGATCGGGCTCGGTGACCACCACGGCGACTTCAATAATGCGTTCTTTTTCAGGGTCCAGCCCGGTCATTTCCATATCGAGCCACACTAAACGCTGATCATTCGTCGCCATATCAATTTTTCCTTAAAACACTGATTTTCGCATACGCCCCCGGATCCTATGTTTACTCTGCTGTTCGTTGCCCTCCTTCTTACCGACCTTGCGGTCCGGTTCTGGCTGGCCGCCCGCCAGATACGTCATGTTCAGACGCATCGCGGGCAAGTGCCAGCCGAGTTCTCGGATCGCATCGGCTTGCACAGCCATCAGCGGGCGGCCGACTACACCGCTGCCAAGATGCAGTTCGGCATGCTGGAGCGCGTGGTGGAAGCTGCCGCCCTGGTGGGCTTTACCTTGCTGGGCGGCTTGCAGTTCCTGGATGCACAACTGGGGCTGCTTATCGACAACGAGATGCTGCGTCAATTGGCATTGCTGGGGGCCGTGCTGGCCATCATGGGCGTTATTGGCCTGCCATTTTCGGCCTGGCGCAAGTTTCGTCTGGAGGCCCGGTTTGGCTTTAACCGCATGACGCCGCGTCTGTTCATCATCGACTCCGCCAAGGCCCTCTTCCTTACCCTACTGTTTGGCACACCACTGGCCGCAGGCGTGCTGTGGATTATGGGCAATGCAGGCGAAAACTGGATATGGTGGGCCTGGGGCATTTGGGTGGCGTTCAATATCCTGATGCTATGGCTTTTTCCGACCGTGATCGCGCCCATGTTCAATCGCTTCACGCCATTGGACAACCCCGAAATGGCGCAACGCATCCAGGCCCTGGCCAAGCGCTGCGGTTTCTCGCTGCGGGGGCTGTTCGTGATGGACGGCTCAACACGATCTGCCCATGGCAATGCTTATTTCACGGGCTTCGGCAAAAGCCGTCGCATTGTCTTCTTCGATACCCTGCTCAACCGCCTGAACGTCGACGAGGTCGAAGCGGTGCTTGCGCACGAGCTGGGCCACTTCAAGCACAAGCACATCATCAAGCGCATGATCGTAACCTTCAGCGTGGCCCTGGGTTTCTTCGTCTTGCTGGGCTGGCTATCGAATCAGGTGTGGTTCTATACCGGGTTGGGCGTGGTGCCGCAACTGGGCCGGCCCAACGACGCGCTCGCGCTGATTTTGCTGTTTTTGGTCATACCTGTTTTCACGTTCTGGGTCACGCCTGTGGCCAGTTGGCTATCGCGGCGCGACGAATTCCAGGCCGATCGCTATGCGGCGCATCAGTGCTCGCCGGACTGGCTGGTATCGGCCCTGGTGAAGCTTTACGACGATAACGCCGCAACGCTTACACCCGACCCGGTCCACTCGGCCTTTTACGACAGTCATCCACCGGCTGTGATACGCATCCAGCATCTGAAACATGGATAAGGCCACTGCGCTGCGCGGCCGCATTATTGCTGCGCACGGGCGACATTACACCGTGGAACTGACGGACGGCAGCGTCCGAAAATGCTTTCCGCGTGGCAAAAAGGCCGGCGCAACGGTCGGCGACCAGGTTCTCATCTCGCCCCAGGGAGAGCGCGAAGGCGCAATCGATGAAGTGCTGCCGCGACGCAACCTGCTGTACCGCTCGGACGACATGCGCACCAAGCAGTTCGCGGCCAATGTCGATCAGCTGCTTATCGTGGTGGCGCCAGAGCCGCTGTTTTCCGATGATCTTCTTGGCCGCGCACTGGTGGCCGCGCGCAGTGCCGACATCGAGCCTGTCATCCTCTTGAACAAGGTCGACTTGCAGGACGCATTGCCGCGCGCTCGTCAGCGGCTGGACAAGCTGGCCAATGCCGGCATCCCGATTATCGAACTCAGCGCTTATGCGCCCGATGAACTGCGCGCCATTCTGCACCCCCTGCTGAAGGACCGCTGCAGCCTTTTGCTGGGACAAAGCGGAATGGGAAAATCCACCTTGCTGAATGTGCTGGTGCCCGATGCCGGTGCGCACACGCAGGCGCACTCGGAAGCCCTGGGGGCCGGAAAACACACCACCACCAGTACACGGCTTTACCATCTTCCGGACGGCTCGGGCGACATCATCGATTCACCGGGCTTCCAGGCCTTTGGTCTGTATCACCTTAATGCGACCGATATCGAGCGCGGCTTTCCAGAATTCGTAGATGGCATCGCGCATTGCCGTTACTACAATTGCACGCACAGGCATGAGCCGGGATGCGGCGTGCTGGCGGCCCTGGAACGCGGCGACATTCCGGTAGAACGCCACGAGCTTTACAAACGCATACTGGCCGAAAACGAGGCCCAAGGCCGGTACTGACAGACCAGATCGCTACGCGGGTGCTGGCGTTCAGCGCCCCAGCCTGGCCTGCGCCGCTGCGAGATAATGATAGAAGTTGCGGATCAGCGCGGCCGTGGCGCCCCAGATGAAGTACGTTTGCCAGTTGATGGAAAAATACAAGCGATGGCCGCCGCCCGGCAGTTGCGCCTCGTGCAGCTGATGCAAGCGGGTGTCCATCAGTACAGACAAAGGCACCTCGAATACGTCAGCCACTTCGGTGAGGTCGGGTGTAATCGTGAACCCGGGGCGTATCAGCCCTATCACGGGCTTCATCGTAAAGCAGGTCGAGGTCAGAAAGCCGGGTTGTGTGCCGATCAGTTGTATGAATTCAGGATCAACCCCGATTTCTTCTTGCGTTTCGCGCAAGGCGGCCGCTATGGCGTCAGCGTCGCTCGGCTCGATGCGGCCACCCGGGAAGCATATCTGCCCCGCATGATCGTATAGATGCGAAGCCCGGCGGGTAAACAACACATGCAGGCCGGAAGGACGTTGAATCAACGGGAAGAATACGGCGGCCTGAGTGATATCGGGGCGTCGATAGACGTCCTCGCTGAAGGCATCCGAAAAAATGGGTTCTACCTGCCACGACACCGGGGTTTGGAAAGCGGTCCGTATGAAGTCCAGCTCGATGCTGGAGGTGGATAGCGGCGGCAGGGATTTGCTGGGCACGACAGGCTGGACTTGCGGGTCAAAACCCGCCGGTACAGCGATGCGTCGGGGTCGAGAAGGTACAGGGGTTTCAGCCATAGACTCAAAAAACCAAAGGCACCCGTGCGGGTGCCTTTGCAGTGTATCGGGAGCGGGCAGCTTATTGAACAGCAGCCTTCTTGGCCGACTTGCGGACCAGTTTTTCCTTGATACGTGCAGCCTTACCCGAACGGCTACGCAGGTAATAAAGTTTAGCACGACGGACGTCGCCGCGGCGCTTGACTTCGATGCTGGCAATTTGGGGCGAGTAAAGCTGGAAGGTACGCTCTACGGCAACGTTGGAAGAAATTTTGCGCACGATAAATGACGAGTTAAGGCCACGATTGCGGCGACCAATAACAACGCCTTCGTAGGCCTGAACGCGCTTGCGCGTGCCTTCGACTACGTTCACGTTAACAATAACGGTGTCGCCGGGGCCAAACTGTGGCCGGGCTTCGCCGCCGGTAAGGCGCGCGATTTCTTCTTGTTCGATGGTTTCGATAAGGTTCACAATGAACACTCCAGGTTTCATCTTGATGCGGCTGCGGTTTTTTTCGCGGGGTTTACGACCGGTGCTGCTGTGCTGCCATACTGGCAATACTACGCTAGCCGTCAGAGGATGAGTTAGCAAAGCCTGCTATTGTACAAGTAAATGGGCCGGTTTAAAAGCCGCTTGCCACACCCAGCCACATCAGCCCCGGAATGCTGGCACCCCATACCGCCACAAGACAGATATCGGCCACCATGGCGCCGCGCGTAAGATTGGCCGGGCGGCCATTGCCCTGACGGGCTGGGAAAGGCCATTTGGAAGGTGTGTTGTCTGTTTTTAGTGTTTTCATAGTGGTCTCGGATAACTGTTGTTAAACACAGTACTTCTATAAATGTACTGTATAAAAAAACAGCATCGAATGCAAGCACTATTTTCAAGCGGCGTGCAGGCCCTGTCATCACCCAATAAAAAACCCGCCGGCTTCCTAGCGGGCGGGTCTGTGTGGCAAGCAAGCAAAAAGGCCGCGAGGGCCTGAGGCTGGCCTTACTTATTGGGCTGCGGCGTAACGCGCAAGTAAGGACGCACTTCCGTATAGCCCTTGGGGAATTTTTCTTTCAGCACGGCTTCGTCTTTCAGTGAAGGAACGATGATGACGTCGTCGCCGTCTTCCCAGTTGACCGGCGTGGCCACGCTGTGGCTGTCTGTCAGTTGCAGCGAATCGAGCACACGCAAGATCTCGTTGAAATTGCGGCCGGTACTTGCCGGGTAGGTCAGCGTCAGGCGTATCTTCTTGTTGGGGTCGATGATGAACACCGAACGCACAGTTGCCGTGGTACTGGCATTAGGGTGGATCATGTCGTACAAGGTCGACACCTTGCGGTCCTCGTCGGCCAGAATGGGGTACTCGACCTTGGTCTTCTGGGTGTCGTTGATGTCTTCGATCCATTTGCGGTGCGATTCGGCATCGTCCACCGACACCGCGATGACCTTGGCATTACGCTTGGCAAACTCGCCGGACACAATGGCCGTGTAACCCAGCTCGGTCGTGCACACAGGTGTGAAATCGGCCGGGTGCGAAAACAGAACGCCCCAGCTGTCGCCCAAGAACTCGTAAAAACGAATCTTGCCAATGGAGGAATCCTGTTCGAAATCGGGGGCGGTATCGCCCAAACGCAGTGTCGTCATGGCAGCTCTCTTGAAAATAAAACAACAAGGAAATCGTATCCCTTATATTGTGGCAGCATAAGCAAACCAAAGGAAATACGTTTTTTGTATAACTTTATATGCCGATGGTTGTAGCAGCGTACCGATTCGCCACCACGCCTTCGGTGATGCCTTGGGCGCAGGCCTGGGCACGCGGCAGGATGTGAGCGGCATAAAATACACTGGTTGCGAGCTTTTGCCGGCAGAACTCCGGCGCCTGCTGCTGTACCGAAGGCTGACTGCAAACCAGCGCCGCCCTGGCCAATTGCCAGCCGGCATGCACCACGCCAGCAAGCATCAAGTAAGGCACGCTGCCCAGGAACACTGCGGGCAAGGATGCCTGGCTATTTTTCAAAGCGAATTCGGTTGCTTGCTCGTAGGCAGTCACCGCAGCATCCAGCCGCCGACCTATCAAGGCCAGGCCATCGGAGTGATCTGTAGATGCGCTGGCCGCGGCCTGCAACTCGGACACCGTAGCGCGCATCTCGGCTGCCAGATGCCTTGCGACCTGGCCACCGTTGCGCAGAATCTTGCGGCCGACAAAATCATTGGCCTGTATGGCCGTGGTGCCTTCGTAAATCGGCAAGATGCGGGCATCGCGGTAGTACTGCGCGGCGCCGGTCTCTTCGATAAAGCCCATGCCGCCATGGACTTGCACGCCCAGCGAGGCGACCTCTACCGAGGCTTCAGTGGAAAAGCCCTTGACGACAGGCACCAGGTACTCGTACAGCGCCTTGTTGCGTTCCTGCTCGGCAGGATCCGGATGACGGCGCGATTTATCGCAAGCCGCCGCCGCCACATAAGCCAGTGCGCGGGCACCTTCGGTAAGACCGCGCATGGTAAGCAGCATGCGTTGTACATCGGGATGATGGGCGATCGTGACAGGCCCCGCCGAACCTTCCAGCGCCTGCCCTTGCACGCGCTCGTTTGCATAGGCCGTGGCCTGCTGCAAGGCACGTTCGGACAAGGCCACGCCCTGAACACCCACCGCATAGCGGGCGGCGTTCATCATGATGAACATGTATTCCAGCCCGCGGTTCTCTTCGCCGACCAGATAACCGGTGGCGCCTTCGCCACCGTTCGAGCCGTACATCAGCACTGCTGTCGGGCTGCCATGTATGCCCAACTTGTGCTCTAGCGAGGCGCACACGACATCGTTGCGTTCGCCCAGCGAGCCATCGGCATCGACCAAAAACTTGGGCACGATGAACAGCGAAATGCCCTTCACCCCTTTGGGCGCGTCGGGCGTGCGGGCCAGCACCAGATGGACGATGTTCTCGGCCATGTCGTGCTCGCCATAAGTGATGAAGATCTTCTGGCCGAAAAGCCCGTAGACGCCCTCGCCACGCGGCACGGCCTTGGTTGCCACCTGTGCCAGATCAGAGCCTGCCTGCGGCTCGGTCAGGTTCATGGTGCCTGTCCAGCGGCCCTCCAGCATGGGTGGGATGAACAAGGACTGCTGGGCCTTGCTGCCTACCGCCGTCAGGGCTTCGATCACCCCGTCCGTCAACAAGGGACACAGGGAAAAAGCGAGATTGGCCGCGTTGATGTTCTCGCTGGCCGGAGCGCCGACCAGCTTGGGCAGACCCTGGCCGCCCCATTCGACGTCGTGTTGCAGACCTTGCCAACCGCCTTGCGCAAAGGCCTCGAAGGCTTCCTTGAAGCCGGGTGAGGTCGTGACCTTGCCGTCGGACCATGTGGCTGGCGCAGTGTCGCCGCTGCGATTCAGTGGCGCAATCGCCTGCTCGACAAAGCGGGCGTTCTCGTCGAGCACCGCATCCACGAGATCTTCTGACAACTCTTCAAAACCCGGCAGGGCCAGTACGCCTTGCAGGTCAGCCAAGTGCCTGAGATTGAAACGGATATCCTGGATGGGTGCGCGATAGCTCATGGTGTCTCCGAATATTTACAGTGCGTCAACCAGTTCCGGTACCGCCTGGAACAAATCGGCGACCAGCCCATAGTCGGCGACACCAAAAATAGGCGCCTCGGCATCCTTGTTGATGGCAACGATGACTTTGGAATCTTTCATGCCGGCCAAATGCTGTATGGCACCGGAAATACCCACCGCTACGTACAACTGCGGCGCTACGATTTTGCCGGTCTGGCCGACCTGCCAATCGTTGGGTGCGTAACCGGCGTCAACCGCCGCGCGCGAGGCGCCCAGTGCTGCCCCGAGCTTGTCGGCCAGCGGATCCAGTATCTTGAAGTTCTCGGCGCTGCCCATGCCGCGGCCGCCGGACACAACAACGGGCGCTCCGGCCAGCTCGGGCCGATCGCTCTTGGCCACCTCGCGGCCCACAAACGAAGACACGCCCGCATCACCGACAGCGGTAATGGGCTCGACCGTTGCGCTGCCACCCTGTGCCGCCACGGCATCAAAAGCGGTCGTACGGACGGTGATGACCTTGACGGTATCCAAAGCCTGCACGGTGGCAATGGCGTTGCCTGCATAAATGGGTCGGGTGTAAGTGTCGGGGGATTCGACGGAAATAATGTCGGAGACCTGGCCGACATCGAGCTTGGCTGCAACGCGAGGCGCCACATTCTTGCCAGCCGCAGTCGCCGGGAAAAAGATATGGCTGTACGAGCCAGCCACCGCCAGCACCTGCGCGGCAACGTTCTCGGCCAGGCCGTCGGCCAGTGCCGGTCCGTCAGCCAGCAGCACCTTGGCAACACCCGTTGCCTGGGCGGCCTGGTCGGCTACGGCCTGGATGCCTTGCCCTGCCACCAGCACATGAATGTCGCCGCCAACCTTCGCTGCTGCGGCGATGGTGTTCAGCGTAGCGCCCTTGAGTTCGGCGTTATCGTGTTCTGCAATTACCAATATTGTCATTTAAACCACCTTTGCTTCATTCTTTAGTTTGTCCACGAGCGTCGCCACATCAGGCACCATGATGCCGGCCGAGCGGGCGGGCGGCTCTGTGACCTTGAGCGTTTTCAGGCGTGGCGTGACGTCAACGCCAAGCTCTTCCGGCGTAAGGGTGTCCAGTGTCTTCTTCTTGGCCTTCATGATGTTGGGCAAGGTGACGTAACGCGGTTCGTTCAAGCGCAGGTCGGTCGTGATGACGGCAGGCAGTTTCAGGGACAGCGTTTCCAGGCCACCGTCCACTTCGCGTGTGACCGTAACCGAATCGCCCGAGACCTCAACCTTGCTGGCAAAAGTCGCTTGCGGCCAGTCGAGCAATGCCGCCAGCATCTGGCCGGTCTGATTGGCGTCGTCGTCAATAGCCTGCTTGCCCAGAACAACCAGTTGCGGCTGTTCTTTGTCGACCAGCGCCTTCAGCAGCTTGGCAACCGCCAATGGCTGCAGCTCGACGTCGGTCTGCAACAGCACGGCGCGATCGGCGCCAATTGCCATGGCGGTACGCAAAGTTTCCTGGCATTGGGCAGTACCGCAAGACACAGCCACAACTTCAGTGACGACGCCCTTTTCTTTCAGACGGGTCGCTTCTTCGACCGCGATCTCGTCAAACGGATTCATGGACATTTTGACATTGGCGATGTCCACGCCTGTTTGATCGGATTTGACGCGCACTTTGACGTTGTAATCAACCACACGCTTGACAGGTACCAGAACCTTCATCGAGCCTTCTCCAGAAAAACTAAAAAGCAAAATTCGTACAGAACAAAGTCTCTTATTCTACAGCTTTGCCAGAGCCCTGATGTGAGCGGTCACGCTGCGCCCAAGAGCTGACAAACTGTAGCCGCCTTCAAGAAAGCTGACGATCCGGCCCGAGGCAGTTTCGTCCGCAAGCGCGACCAACTGGCTGGTCATCCAGGCATAGTCGGCCTCAACCAAACCCAGTTGCCCCATTTCGTCTTCCCGGTGCCCGTCGAAGCCGGCCGAAATCAAGATCAGTTGCGGGCGAAAGGCCTGTAGGCGGGGCAACAGCACGTCGCTGAACAGCATGCGGATGTCATCGCCCTTGCTGTAGGCATCGATCGGGATATTGAGCATATTGGCCGCGGCCGGCTGCTGATGGCTGTTCGGAAAGAGCGGATGCTGGAAAAAGCTGCACATCAGGACGCGCTCATCGCCGGCGAACATTTCTTCGGTGCCGTTACCGTGATGCACATCGAAATCGACCACAGCCACGCGCTCCAGCCCATGCTGTTCCAGAGCATAAGCTGCCGCAACGGCAATATTATTCAGAAAGCAGAAGCCCATCGCCTGAGCATGGCGCGCATGGTGGCCGGGTGGGCGTACCGCGCAAAAGGCCTTGCGGTGCGTATTGCCCATTACGGCATCCACTCCGGTAATACCCGCACCGGCGGCCGCCCATGCTGCTTCGATCGTGTGCGTATTCATGGCGGTGTCCTCATCTACCGCAAAATAGCCACTGGCCGGCGCGTGCCGACGCAGGTACGCCAGATGCTCGGCAGCGTGCACACGCAGCAAGTCGGCATCGGATGCGGGCTCGGCCTGGCATTGATCGACAAAGTCCAAGATGCCGCTGGCCACCAGTTGGTCGTTCAGCGCGTCCAGGCGCTCGGGGCATTCGGGATGGCCGCTGCCCATTTCATGCAGCCGACATGCGGGATGAGTAATATATAGAGTCTCCATAAGGATGATTATGTTCAAACCGGTCCGTAGTTTGCAAGTCGGCTGTATAGCAGTGCTTCTCGCGGGTTGTGCCGCCAATCAAACAGCAGCAGTAGCCCCCGCTCCAATGCAAGTCGTGCCCGCCACCGCGGTCACACAAAATACCGCTCAACCGCTTTCCCTTCCAGCACCAGCGCCGTCCATCCAGGCCGGGATCTCCACACCGGGCTCTGCAGTTTTTCGTCAGGCCAACGGCGACCTTACCCCCAACTTGCAGGCTTATGCGCGCGAAGTCGCGAACGCTCGCGGTGTCCCGCTGTCGCACGTAGAGGCGTTACTGCGCACGGCCAACTATGACGCGGCCGCCGTCAAGTTGATGACGCCTTCGGGCAATCGCATACGGCGCAGTTGGGTCACTTACCGCAATCGCTTCGTCGAACCCATACGCATCAACGCCGGCGAACGCTTCTGGAGCGAAAACCGCAGCACTCTCGATAGCGTCGCCACGACCTACGGCGTGCCACCGTCCATCATCGTGGCCATCATCGGCATCGAAACCGTTTATGGCCGCAACACCGGTAGCTTCCGAGTGCTGGATGTCTTGACGACGCTGGGCTTTCGCTATCCCGACCCCAGTCGGCCGGAACGCAGCCAGTTATTTCGAGATCAACTGGCAGACCTGATCGAGCTGGACTACAAAAAACAGTTGAACGCCCTGGAGGTCAGCGGATCGTTTGCCGGCGC from Pollutimonas thiosulfatoxidans includes:
- the orn gene encoding oligoribonuclease; the encoded protein is MATNDQRLVWLDMEMTGLDPEKERIIEVAVVVTEPDLSFVAEGPVLVIHQSDALLDAMDKWNQSTHGKSGLIDKVKASTLTEAEAEDQLLAFLAQHVPSGKSPMCGNTIGQDRRFMVKYMPRLEAYFHYRNLDVSTLKELSLRWKPEVYKSFVKQSRHEALADIYESIEELKHYREHFIKL
- a CDS encoding M48 family metallopeptidase, producing the protein MFTLLFVALLLTDLAVRFWLAARQIRHVQTHRGQVPAEFSDRIGLHSHQRAADYTAAKMQFGMLERVVEAAALVGFTLLGGLQFLDAQLGLLIDNEMLRQLALLGAVLAIMGVIGLPFSAWRKFRLEARFGFNRMTPRLFIIDSAKALFLTLLFGTPLAAGVLWIMGNAGENWIWWAWGIWVAFNILMLWLFPTVIAPMFNRFTPLDNPEMAQRIQALAKRCGFSLRGLFVMDGSTRSAHGNAYFTGFGKSRRIVFFDTLLNRLNVDEVEAVLAHELGHFKHKHIIKRMIVTFSVALGFFVLLGWLSNQVWFYTGLGVVPQLGRPNDALALILLFLVIPVFTFWVTPVASWLSRRDEFQADRYAAHQCSPDWLVSALVKLYDDNAATLTPDPVHSAFYDSHPPAVIRIQHLKHG
- the rsgA gene encoding ribosome small subunit-dependent GTPase A, whose product is MDKATALRGRIIAAHGRHYTVELTDGSVRKCFPRGKKAGATVGDQVLISPQGEREGAIDEVLPRRNLLYRSDDMRTKQFAANVDQLLIVVAPEPLFSDDLLGRALVAARSADIEPVILLNKVDLQDALPRARQRLDKLANAGIPIIELSAYAPDELRAILHPLLKDRCSLLLGQSGMGKSTLLNVLVPDAGAHTQAHSEALGAGKHTTTSTRLYHLPDGSGDIIDSPGFQAFGLYHLNATDIERGFPEFVDGIAHCRYYNCTHRHEPGCGVLAALERGDIPVERHELYKRILAENEAQGRY
- a CDS encoding CoA pyrophosphatase, whose protein sequence is MAETPVPSRPRRIAVPAGFDPQVQPVVPSKSLPPLSTSSIELDFIRTAFQTPVSWQVEPIFSDAFSEDVYRRPDITQAAVFFPLIQRPSGLHVLFTRRASHLYDHAGQICFPGGRIEPSDADAIAAALRETQEEIGVDPEFIQLIGTQPGFLTSTCFTMKPVIGLIRPGFTITPDLTEVADVFEVPLSVLMDTRLHQLHEAQLPGGGHRLYFSINWQTYFIWGATAALIRNFYHYLAAAQARLGR
- the rplS gene encoding 50S ribosomal protein L19 is translated as MNLIETIEQEEIARLTGGEARPQFGPGDTVIVNVNVVEGTRKRVQAYEGVVIGRRNRGLNSSFIVRKISSNVAVERTFQLYSPQIASIEVKRRGDVRRAKLYYLRSRSGKAARIKEKLVRKSAKKAAVQ
- a CDS encoding peroxiredoxin — its product is MTTLRLGDTAPDFEQDSSIGKIRFYEFLGDSWGVLFSHPADFTPVCTTELGYTAIVSGEFAKRNAKVIAVSVDDAESHRKWIEDINDTQKTKVEYPILADEDRKVSTLYDMIHPNASTTATVRSVFIIDPNKKIRLTLTYPASTGRNFNEILRVLDSLQLTDSHSVATPVNWEDGDDVIIVPSLKDEAVLKEKFPKGYTEVRPYLRVTPQPNK
- a CDS encoding acyl-CoA dehydrogenase translates to MSYRAPIQDIRFNLRHLADLQGVLALPGFEELSEDLVDAVLDENARFVEQAIAPLNRSGDTAPATWSDGKVTTSPGFKEAFEAFAQGGWQGLQHDVEWGGQGLPKLVGAPASENINAANLAFSLCPLLTDGVIEALTAVGSKAQQSLFIPPMLEGRWTGTMNLTEPQAGSDLAQVATKAVPRGEGVYGLFGQKIFITYGEHDMAENIVHLVLARTPDAPKGVKGISLFIVPKFLVDADGSLGERNDVVCASLEHKLGIHGSPTAVLMYGSNGGEGATGYLVGEENRGLEYMFIMMNAARYAVGVQGVALSERALQQATAYANERVQGQALEGSAGPVTIAHHPDVQRMLLTMRGLTEGARALAYVAAAACDKSRRHPDPAEQERNKALYEYLVPVVKGFSTEASVEVASLGVQVHGGMGFIEETGAAQYYRDARILPIYEGTTAIQANDFVGRKILRNGGQVARHLAAEMRATVSELQAAASASTDHSDGLALIGRRLDAAVTAYEQATEFALKNSQASLPAVFLGSVPYLMLAGVVHAGWQLARAALVCSQPSVQQQAPEFCRQKLATSVFYAAHILPRAQACAQGITEGVVANRYAATTIGI
- a CDS encoding electron transfer flavoprotein subunit alpha/FixB family protein produces the protein MTILVIAEHDNAELKGATLNTIAAAAKVGGDIHVLVAGQGIQAVADQAAQATGVAKVLLADGPALADGLAENVAAQVLAVAGSYSHIFFPATAAGKNVAPRVAAKLDVGQVSDIISVESPDTYTRPIYAGNAIATVQALDTVKVITVRTTAFDAVAAQGGSATVEPITAVGDAGVSSFVGREVAKSDRPELAGAPVVVSGGRGMGSAENFKILDPLADKLGAALGASRAAVDAGYAPNDWQVGQTGKIVAPQLYVAVGISGAIQHLAGMKDSKVIVAINKDAEAPIFGVADYGLVADLFQAVPELVDAL
- a CDS encoding electron transfer flavoprotein subunit beta/FixA family protein; protein product: MKVLVPVKRVVDYNVKVRVKSDQTGVDIANVKMSMNPFDEIAVEEATRLKEKGVVTEVVAVSCGTAQCQETLRTAMAIGADRAVLLQTDVELQPLAVAKLLKALVDKEQPQLVVLGKQAIDDDANQTGQMLAALLDWPQATFASKVEVSGDSVTVTREVDGGLETLSLKLPAVITTDLRLNEPRYVTLPNIMKAKKKTLDTLTPEELGVDVTPRLKTLKVTEPPARSAGIMVPDVATLVDKLKNEAKVV
- a CDS encoding histone deacetylase family protein; the protein is METLYITHPACRLHEMGSGHPECPERLDALNDQLVASGILDFVDQCQAEPASDADLLRVHAAEHLAYLRRHAPASGYFAVDEDTAMNTHTIEAAWAAAGAGITGVDAVMGNTHRKAFCAVRPPGHHARHAQAMGFCFLNNIAVAAAYALEQHGLERVAVVDFDVHHGNGTEEMFAGDERVLMCSFFQHPLFPNSHQQPAAANMLNIPIDAYSKGDDIRMLFSDVLLPRLQAFRPQLILISAGFDGHREDEMGQLGLVEADYAWMTSQLVALADETASGRIVSFLEGGYSLSALGRSVTAHIRALAKL
- the mltB gene encoding lytic murein transglycosylase B produces the protein MFKPVRSLQVGCIAVLLAGCAANQTAAVAPAPMQVVPATAVTQNTAQPLSLPAPAPSIQAGISTPGSAVFRQANGDLTPNLQAYAREVANARGVPLSHVEALLRTANYDAAAVKLMTPSGNRIRRSWVTYRNRFVEPIRINAGERFWSENRSTLDSVATTYGVPPSIIVAIIGIETVYGRNTGSFRVLDVLTTLGFRYPDPSRPERSQLFRDQLADLIELDYKKQLNALEVSGSFAGAMGLPQFMPGSLMRYAADGDRDGRIDLLYSVDDAIASVARFLRLHGWVPGLPVFAPAAAGPNAASLVAGGLIPTYDWAQLEAAGATLRTPTAASTAALRPVSHASEAGAAAPWQQHKLGVVDLVDEPRKLAEYRIGTPNFFAITHYNRSYFYASSVADLAHALADRMGYGWPN